A portion of the Pseudomonadota bacterium genome contains these proteins:
- the rnc gene encoding ribonuclease III, which yields MQRAELFELEKKLSYKFNNINLPEEALRHSSFVNEQSNAKLRDNERLEFLGDAVLSLVIGHIIINRFPELDEGDLSRVRSNLVNELQVAAVARSLDLGSYIQLGKGEFLSNGSDKNSILADTFEAVVAAVYLDGGYDSAFKIIESIYVPIIQSNGKSAAACDYKSKIQELVQTGQEVKPVYNVIEESGPDHDKIFKVALTVNDIQTAGCGKSKKLAEQEAARKAIDILTNESNPKGDEQ from the coding sequence ATGCAGAGGGCAGAGCTTTTTGAATTAGAGAAAAAACTCTCATATAAATTTAATAATATAAACCTGCCTGAAGAGGCTCTTCGCCACAGTTCATTTGTAAATGAACAGTCAAACGCAAAATTACGGGATAACGAACGGCTGGAATTTTTAGGAGATGCAGTTCTTAGTCTTGTTATTGGCCACATCATTATAAATCGTTTTCCGGAACTGGACGAGGGGGATCTTTCCAGAGTTCGTTCAAATCTTGTCAATGAATTGCAGGTTGCGGCAGTTGCACGTTCTTTGGATCTTGGCTCTTATATTCAGCTAGGCAAAGGAGAATTCTTATCCAATGGCAGTGATAAAAATTCAATACTGGCCGACACATTTGAAGCAGTAGTAGCAGCAGTATACCTTGACGGAGGATATGATAGTGCTTTTAAAATAATAGAAAGCATTTATGTGCCCATAATACAATCAAACGGCAAATCCGCTGCGGCCTGTGATTACAAAAGCAAAATCCAGGAGCTGGTTCAAACCGGTCAGGAAGTAAAACCGGTATATAATGTTATTGAAGAAAGTGGCCCTGATCATGATAAAATATTTAAAGTTGCGCTAACGGTTAATGATATTCAGACAGCAGGATGCGGCAAAAGCAAAAAACTAGCCGAGCAGGAGGCCGCCCGCAAAGCGATAGATATTCTCACAAACGAAAGTAACCCAAAGGGTGATGAACAATAG